AATTCCAATCACCAGTATCTTAAACACCTTCTGACAAAGTGGTTTTACGTAATCTTAATGTTTCATGCATGTATTCTTCTACTCTAAAAAATTCATCTATTATAAGAAACGTATTGTAACTCGTCACGCAGACGCATCAACGACGAGTCTATCGTCCACCGTATCGCAGAGGGATCTCAGGATAGGTGACAGGGTAATAGTATCGTCCAGTCAAGGCAGCAAAACCGGTGTCCTCAGGTACATCGGTATCACAGAGTTTGCACTTGGCGAATGGTGCGGCGTGGAACTAGATGAGCCGATTGGAAAGAACGATGGTTCCGTCAACGACAAGAGGTCTGCATCGATATTCGAAATTTATAGTCTGAACCAAAAATTTCAGTCGCCCAACATCGCTTCCCTAATTAATGCGTGATGGATTTTTCCccattttaacaattttttatgccCCGAAGAGATATGTATCAgtctttacatttttattcttatctgtctgatttattttgttatttaacatTTACGCGTTCCTCGCGATTCGCTTGTTAACTCACAACGTGTTTGTCCAAGAAAATTACACACGCTATTTTATTACTTTGGTGCTtggatttaaatgaaaaaagaacTTTTCTATTATCTTCTTAGATTCTTTGGACTCTTTATtatctttcttttgtttttagatCTTATCTTTGTCGAGTTTGttgttttaatttttgataaatcttatcaacgaaatatatttttcaatacctCTGCAAGTCTAATCTATGATACATAAAACAGAGGAACGGTATAGATTTTGAGCTGTAGAAACGTCTAATTCAGATCATAATAGGGCACAGCAGGTATTCGCAGCGTGGGAGTAGCGTTTTGTTCGATCAAGCTTCTCCCTACATTCTGCAACTTCGAATTAATTAACTCGATTCGATCACGCCAATGGCTGTATTTATAACTTCGATTGCATACAAATGTAAACGGATAACGACGACAGCCTTGACATTTATTACCACTATTCTCTTTTACTCTTGAAAAGCGGTCAGAAAAAAGATCAGACTAAATTTCCATTAGTTGCATTAATTATATAACAAAATGAATCACATGACAACAGAGAAATCTCTGTGTTACTTAGAAAGTGGTTAAAGTTTaagaaaaacaatataaaaagatCAATTAGCTCGTGCTTTCTACCTCTGCTTTGCTAATCAGTTTAGCATTCATTCAGGTACTTCGAGTGTCGACCTAAATACGGTCTGTTCGCACCCGCACACAAGGTCAGCCGGTCGCCGTCCAGCAAAAGGTCATCGTGCATAGTGCACAAGCCAACTGGCGCCGCCCTGAACACGTCCCTGAGGAAGACCGGTTCCAGAGAGTCATTGCTCTCGATGTCGAGCATCATCAGCACCGCGAGCACAGCCACCAAGGCTGGTGTTAGCGCCGCGAGGGTAAGATTCACGGAGCCAGAGTGAGGAAGATCGCCTACAGCTTGCATCTTCTCTGCAGAACGCAGATTCCTGACTGTCCAATTTATTTGCCACTCCACTCGAACAATCAGGGGATTGAAAGAATAGATTTCTCATTTGGAAcgatgattgcggatttttatacatttgtgagaaattgaaaaacgcgTAAATGCGCAGAATGTACGAAACTTTCGCTTAGGTTccatttcttaataatatttgaatctgtatgaatatccgcagtctatgTATTACGAACGCGTTAATGTTCAAAAATTTGGGATCATGCaccattttgtaattatatgtaattgAAATTGTCAATACTATATGAACACACATCTGGCTGTTTTGTTATATATTCtatgtatttctaaaattttgaatcttttcaaaaaagaagaaaaggacaagaaaggaataaaattttactttatcctgcaaagataaaaaaaaagaaactcgaaCAGATGGTGGCAATGGCCTTAAAATTTTGGAAAACGTGTATTTGCTTTGGTACCAGATTTATACCTTAAGATTCAAAGTATTAGATACGCTTTTTTGTAGAATAAATAATTCTCTGATTATTCCAAGGAGTACAATGAACGCGTTTCTGCTAGTTTGTACGAATAAAGCATCACCTCCTTTAAACCTGCTTTGAAACGCGTTTGCGAGTGAAACTGTGAGTTGTTAGCTTGTTAGTCCTATAGTGACGTTGTTAGATTGATATAGATACACGCACACATAcagtacatacacatatatatcagtatgtgtgtgtgtgttacgTTTGTTATCGTTGCTGTTGTTCTTGTTAATAACATTATCGATTGTTAGAGATTAGTTTAAGTCGAACCTAATTTACGATCCAAAGAGATGTCCAGTATTCCTAATCTTTGGGCGTAACTTTAACTTTATAGAACGCTTAAAAAAAAGTCATATATTCGTACAGTATTCTTTTCACAGagtctttatatattttttttatcgagagaaaaatgatatatatatttatttattggaaGAGGAGGTAAATAAGAGGTAGGAGTTGAACGGATTAACTGTATGGCTGTTGCatgatatatttttgttttttgttgCATCTATAATTCCAGCGGCCTGGTTTTCGCACCTCAACACCTGCACGAATCACCCTGCAGGTGAGATTATGATCTAACATTTATTTTGGTTACTTATCGATACCCTCTTTAATTAGAAGTATAATAGATGATATCCTTCATACACTCCACACAATAGAGATACATTAACAAACGTATTGTGACTATGTATTTGCATAACTTCAGATATAATCAGTATGATTTGAATGTTAAGATTTGTCATGTTGATTCATTTAGAACTTAGAATATTATAGTGCGTTACCACTAGTTTTATAGTAGATAATAAGTAGCTTACAAAAGTATTTTAATACTTGTATGTGATGTTAATAAAATCATCCGTCCATTCCTCTTAATCTCCTTAAAAATCTCATTCCCACCTGGATGAGTATATACTTCtctagtaaattaatttttttttttaattttatttgtttaaactGAACGAAAGAATTCTAAGTTACCAGTATTGTGAAATTTATCTTCAATCATTTATTTCGCTGCCATTTGTGATGCGActcgtatttatttaattaaacgtcaTCAAATCAAGtgtgtaataaataattcaagcTGCTCGGTTTACACGCTTTTGAGATTCGTGTTGAGAATAAAGTATTCTACGTGTATTTATCGTTAGCGACACAATGTCCTCGTTGTTGTATATAGcgataattatgtatatttaagTTGCAAATTCTGTATCTGTGTAACGCTACGCGGTTTGCATTTTTATCGAGCAAACTTAGTTTGCTTTTCACGCATTCATCAAAAACCGGTTCTCGAGTAACGTAAGAATGGTGACAAAAATCTGTCAAGATAAAGAGCACACTATGAATAGAATAAACATGGTCTTTGCATAAGTACATAGACGCACAGTTTTGATggcaataattaaatatttgcttTTGTTATGATCAACATAGAaagtattattatgatataaactCGCGCGATTATGATATGAATTTCTTGATTAAATATGTATTGTAATGCTGCATTGAGAAATCCTTTCAATAGAGCATTCctaataaatattcaaacgatATTTGCAATCTTTTTTTACACATATCTCCACCATTTTTAGGAAACGTTAAAGGAGAAGCAACAGGAAATTGAGATTCTCCGGAAAGAACGAGATTTAGAACGTGAACGAATTACGAAAGCCGCAAATCAAGCAGATCAGGCAGAACAGTCGCTTATTTCTGTAGTCAAAGAATATGAGCAGGTTGTAGTATTATCATGGGTAGTTCATTTAGTCGTTTAATATTATGATGATATTGAAAAGTGTCATTTCAATTTTAGTATCGCGAGAAAATGCAAAAAACCGTTACTGACGCGGAGGTTGCGTTCTCAAAATTACTCGAGGAGAAAAATGCACTTGCTTTACAATTggaggaagaaaagaggaagtgTGAAGATCTCCTGTTTCGTTTCGAGGAAGAATCGGTTAACAAGGATGATATTCAGGTACACATCTTAACTGTATACAGTTTTTATTTCAGacataaaacgatatatattaaaatatattaatttaatatgagATATATTGTAAGGTAAGTGTGGACATTTTTAGGAAGAACTTTAGAAATAGCTTAAACGAACGACAAAACACGAGGTGGAATAGAAAAACATGTTCatggtttttatattttttctcgtTTCACTTTGTTTTGCCAAATTTCTACTTCTGTTCTGAGATGTTTAACTATACATCAATTGCTTGGCAAAATTTCAAAGAACTACAGAACATTAAAATTAGGGACTAGATTAACATGCTTTTCCTAGTATTAGGAGCTTGTACATAAAATGGTGATGGGCAAAGCTAGTATATAcatagtatatacatatgtaactcAATTCAAAAcgataaaatgttaaaatccCCCCCGCCCCAAATCATTTGTAAGTAATAATTGAAACTTTGGAAAGTTATTTAagtttaaaaagataatttaccaaaaataaaaaatgaaagatttCGTATGGTATATGAAAAAAGCTTGTTTCTAGGCTATGGGTTAACGTAAAAAACTTATCGTTTATTTTCAGAAAGAAAGAAGTGAGCAATGTGTGAGTATCCGATGGCAGCCATTTGGGATAGAGGAGGGGTTGATGATCCTGTTTTTCTGCACTGCTTCTCTTACCATCACTGTAGTCATGTCGTTTAGCATTTCATCACAAGTTTGTCAAAATGATATGTGATGTCGCAGTATCTCTTCGATGCTTTCCCCAACTAATTAATTCTCAATCTTCGTTGACATTAAATATTAGAGTTGAAATTATACTAGCACTATTTGATGCTCGTATGTAAATTACTTAGGgcatataaaagaaaaagataaaagatagGTTTATAGATTGAAGAAGTTAAAtttgtatcatataatgaatagATTTTTATCTAATCGTTACGTACAATCCGTTAGAAAGGTGCGGGATTAACATGCTTTACGGTGCACTATGAACATAATTGCTATTTTCAGTATTGCTTTTTTTCACGCCAAATTTGTGCTTTACGTATGAATCAGTTATTAATACGTAGTAAATAATTAAGTCATTGTACGATAAATCTAAGAATcaatgtaattttttttatttatttatttatttattactctatttatttatttgttatctatttatttcatattttgtttatcATACTGtgttaaatttgtatatttttgatttaattatgtTACACacagttgtatattgttattctGCAAAATCAAATAATATGTCTTACACTTGTTGAAGCATccaaaaagaattatattttgtattttattgcaCTCTCGCCTAAACCAACATTATCGATAGAAAATTGATATTGTATATCTTAATGCACTTTGTGTTAGTTAATGTCTGTttaaattgatttattattatactaaaCAAGTACGTTTGTGGTTAGGTGATAAATACtgtaaatgaaaataagatCAAAGATCTCGAAAAGCTGTTGCTGGAAGAAAGAGAACGTGTTGGTCAACTTGAACGTGATAGTATCAAATTATTCGAAACGGAAGAAGAACTGACTCGTCTTCGCAATGAAGTCTCAAATGCTACTGCTCAAGAAACGCAGCAACTCGAAGGTACTTTGGGAAGGGATTTTATCGTGTActattttgtacaatttattttaatcatgAATTGATTTAGACTTACAGAGTCGCAATAAAATTTTGGAGGAAAGTAGAAATAATCTTGAGAATGAGGtgcaagagaaaagaaaacttATGGAGCaatatataaatcaaataacTCAATTGCaatcaaatttgaaagaaaatcaaCAAGAAAGCGCGGTTCATAAAGAATCAGAGACAAGTTTGCGGACAGAAATAGAACGTGCGACGAAAGATTTGGAGGAAAAGAATACGTTGATAGAAGATATGAAAAAGGAATTTGAACACAGTACAAATACCTTGAAAGAGCAATTGCAAAAAGCTAcagaaacgatagaaaatattaaaaaggagAGTACAAGtgaaaaggaattattaaagTCAAAGTATGATAAGATAGTCGAAGAGAAGGAAAATCTTTTGAAAGCAAAAACAGAAGAATTAGAACTACAATCAAAAAAACAGTTAGAAGTACAAAATGTTGCATTGGAGAATCTTAAGACTGAGAATATGAAGCAAATTAGCAAACTTTCAGAATCTTTCAATGAACAATTGAATATGAAAAACTCGAAGATTAAAGAAGTTTCTACTAAGCTTGATCAAAAAATATCTGAGACTGAAAAACTGATGGTTGAACTATCTACGCAAAttgatataaataagaaaaaagatgaAGAATTATCTGTTGCTTTAAAGAAACTGGAAGGTATGTTCACAGTACGAAGTATTTAAGTACCAGATTAAAAAAATGTGTAATCTTAACTTATATTAATTTACAGAACTAAACGAAAAGCTCAAGTTAATGGAAGAAAAGAATTATTTGCTTTCTAAACAAATCCAAGAGTACGAAAAAATTGCTGATGATAGTTTTAAAATAGTCCAGGAAAAGCAGAAGTTGGTAAGTACttctttctataaatattatgttctactactaaatataatttttttactacTTTAGGAACATGATATCGCTTCCTTAATGGCTACCGAGGCCAATTCCTCAGTCCAATTGAAGAAATTAAGCGAAGAGttgaaagtgaaagaaaaggaaCTATCAGAACTTCGTTCAACAACTGCAGCTGAAATAGAAGAATTAACTAAACGTTATCAGGGTCAGATTGAAGAGAAAGCAAAATGTATAGAAGAAGCAAATGCTTATATATCTCAAAAATCATTATTACTCAGTAAATTAGAAAATGATGTCCTTGAATTGAAGTCGATTCTTGCCAATAAagatgaagaaataaaaaatctcaCACAAAAGACTTTAggtaaaacatataaatatcaaatttcagTAATTGTATCACTAAATTAAGATTATCGTTGTCTATGTTTCAGATTTACAAAATGCACTTACTTCATCGGAACAAGCTAAGACAAATCTGGAGAATGAATTCCAAGGACTTCAAAGCAATATAGAACAATTAAATCAACAAGTTGCTGGTACAGAAAATAAACTGTTGCAAGTCACTTCTCAAAAGGAAAAATTGGTAAACAGTTACTTTATTTAAAGTTTAAAAGATGTAATttttagatataaaatatttaattattcgttttatatttagGAAGCTGATATTGCAAATTTGATAAGTACTTCCGCTGATTCATCGGAGCAACTTATGAAATACAATGAGGATTtacgaacaaaagaaaaagaacttgATGAATTTAAAGATAAAGCATTCAAGAATGAAACTATGCTCAAATCATTAGAGTTGAAATTGATTAATATCGAAACAGAATTAAACAAAGCTAATACATTAATTCAAGAACAACGCtcagaattagaaaataataaatctgaattggaaaaagagaagaaattgaACGTGGAGTTATCTAGCAAAATAAAAGGATTTGAAACAGAAAATGTAGAacttgaaaaacaaataaaagaaaatgattaCATTAAAGAAGAACTTAAAGAAAGAACACAGGAATCATTGAATCTTTCAAATgaactaaaaaataacaaagaggAAATTCTTAATCTACAAAAACAACatgaaactttaaaaaattcacATAAAGAGGAGGTGTCATCTCTTCAGAAAGTGATTGACAACATAAAGACGGAATTAACTACTTCTCAAGAGACAACAAAGACTTTGCAAAAGATCAAATCTAAGTTAGAAGCTAATCAAAGTGCCAGTCGTTGGACAATTGAAGAATTGACAGAAAAACTCGAAGCTGAAGCAACAAACCGTGCGAAATTAGAATCATTAATGACAGAAAAAAATTCTAATCTGCATGAGttacaaaaaaaatatgaagaatTACAGAAAACGAACGAAGCTTTGATAGCTAATCAAGAAGCTACTGACAAAAATCTTACTACGTCATTAGATAGTATGTCCAGTGAAGTAAAAGAATTGA
This DNA window, taken from Bombus terrestris chromosome 3, iyBomTerr1.2, whole genome shotgun sequence, encodes the following:
- the LOC100651361 gene encoding restin homolog isoform X5 codes for the protein MTDSKPSGIRPPSKIGRPCSNLPPRPAVPPSPPRPSMNNSVVLTEDTDSFIIGDRVWVGGTKPGSIAYIGETQFAPGDWAGVVLDEPIGKNDGSVAGSRYFQCEPKRGIFSRLTRLTRAPLTDIITATSPIQKTPTSPSDSAKGSLSKSMSPSLNASTTSLSSTVSQRDLRIGDRVIVSSSQGSKTGVLRYIGITEFALGEWCGVELDEPIGKNDGSVNDKRYFECRPKYGLFAPAHKVSRSPSSKRSSCIVHKPTGAALNTSLRKTGSRESLLSMSSIISTASTATKAGVSAARRPGFRTSTPARITLQETLKEKQQEIEILRKERDLERERITKAANQADQAEQSLISVVKEYEQYREKMQKTVTDAEVAFSKLLEEKNALALQLEEEKRKCEDLLFRFEEESVNKDDIQKERSEQCVINTVNENKIKDLEKLLLEERERVGQLERDSIKLFETEEELTRLRNEVSNATAQETQQLEDLQSRNKILEESRNNLENEVQEKRKLMEQYINQITQLQSNLKENQQESAVHKESETSLRTEIERATKDLEEKNTLIEDMKKEFEHSTNTLKEQLQKATETIENIKKESTSEKELLKSKYDKIVEEKENLLKAKTEELELQSKKQLEVQNVALENLKTENMKQISKLSESFNEQLNMKNSKIKEVSTKLDQKISETEKLMVELSTQIDINKKKDEELSVALKKLEELNEKLKLMEEKNYLLSKQIQEYEKIADDSFKIVQEKQKLEHDIASLMATEANSSVQLKKLSEELKVKEKELSELRSTTAAEIEELTKRYQGQIEEKAKCIEEANAYISQKSLLLSKLENDVLELKSILANKDEEIKNLTQKTLDLQNALTSSEQAKTNLENEFQGLQSNIEQLNQQVAGTENKLLQVTSQKEKLEADIANLISTSADSSEQLMKYNEDLRTKEKELDEFKDKAFKNETMLKSLELKLINIETELNKANTLIQEQRSELENNKSELEKEKKLNVELSSKIKGFETENVELEKQIKENDYIKEELKERTQESLNLSNELKNNKEEILNLQKQHETLKNSHKEEVSSLQKVIDNIKTELTTSQETTKTLQKIKSKLEANQSASRWTIEELTEKLEAEATNRAKLESLMTEKNSNLHELQKKYEELQKTNEALIANQEATDKNLTTSLDSMSSEVKELKDKLDVAAEMIKVKEDALVQMKKETEQTEAQILKLNDTVASIQREQMDNVEEMKKLQEMLSKKEKEISNITETKISLENNLKSVESKLEENIKTLESQLKTVQNELDVKNNMLQESEHIIKELKSSKEESVMKLQNTLECEMKAKQTELEFAMQKNSELQKHQQSLQDTIEKQVNDLNNKEVTIDKLTAQIKALEDAQMKKLKTDEQMQNEEVKLMQSKLSEAIKENRNLVDSKESLERLLVEQKKKIEVLTNTIQTKEKETEKNIQNLVEKLNLVSTESAQLKEAQSNLERENKQITAKWTEATNQLKLTRENIKNNYDAAGGDMKQHMVDKDIDMIKLKEEYETAKSQIDFLNSVIVEMQRKNEALLCKVEVLEIGVPANEADEYTKTTLEKRMAAPRMFCDICEQFDLHETEDCPRQAQDFLDTEKVVKPPKKTSVERPYCENCEMFGHDTRDCDDAETF
- the LOC100651361 gene encoding restin homolog isoform X6, whose protein sequence is MDHLWETHGRRLSEAGLRRGSDNSVVLTEDTDSFIIGDRVWVGGTKPGSIAYIGETQFAPGDWAGVVLDEPIGKNDGSVAGSRYFQCEPKRGIFSRLTRLTRAPLTDIITATSPIQKTPTSPSDSAKGSLSKSMSPSLNASTTSLSSTVSQRDLRIGDRVIVSSSQGSKTGVLRYIGITEFALGEWCGVELDEPIGKNDGSVNDKRYFECRPKYGLFAPAHKVSRSPSSKRSSCIVHKPTGAALNTSLRKTGSRESLLSMSSIISTASTATKAGVSAARRPGFRTSTPARITLQETLKEKQQEIEILRKERDLERERITKAANQADQAEQSLISVVKEYEQYREKMQKTVTDAEVAFSKLLEEKNALALQLEEEKRKCEDLLFRFEEESVNKDDIQKERSEQCVINTVNENKIKDLEKLLLEERERVGQLERDSIKLFETEEELTRLRNEVSNATAQETQQLEDLQSRNKILEESRNNLENEVQEKRKLMEQYINQITQLQSNLKENQQESAVHKESETSLRTEIERATKDLEEKNTLIEDMKKEFEHSTNTLKEQLQKATETIENIKKESTSEKELLKSKYDKIVEEKENLLKAKTEELELQSKKQLEVQNVALENLKTENMKQISKLSESFNEQLNMKNSKIKEVSTKLDQKISETEKLMVELSTQIDINKKKDEELSVALKKLEELNEKLKLMEEKNYLLSKQIQEYEKIADDSFKIVQEKQKLEHDIASLMATEANSSVQLKKLSEELKVKEKELSELRSTTAAEIEELTKRYQGQIEEKAKCIEEANAYISQKSLLLSKLENDVLELKSILANKDEEIKNLTQKTLDLQNALTSSEQAKTNLENEFQGLQSNIEQLNQQVAGTENKLLQVTSQKEKLEADIANLISTSADSSEQLMKYNEDLRTKEKELDEFKDKAFKNETMLKSLELKLINIETELNKANTLIQEQRSELENNKSELEKEKKLNVELSSKIKGFETENVELEKQIKENDYIKEELKERTQESLNLSNELKNNKEEILNLQKQHETLKNSHKEEVSSLQKVIDNIKTELTTSQETTKTLQKIKSKLEANQSASRWTIEELTEKLEAEATNRAKLESLMTEKNSNLHELQKKYEELQKTNEALIANQEATDKNLTTSLDSMSSEVKELKDKLDVAAEMIKVKEDALVQMKKETEQTEAQILKLNDTVASIQREQMDNVEEMKKLQEMLSKKEKEISNITETKISLENNLKSVESKLEENIKTLESQLKTVQNELDVKNNMLQESEHIIKELKSSKEESVMKLQNTLECEMKAKQTELEFAMQKNSELQKHQQSLQDTIEKQVNDLNNKEVTIDKLTAQIKALEDAQMKKLKTDEQMQNEEVKLMQSKLSEAIKENRNLVDSKESLERLLVEQKKKIEVLTNTIQTKEKETEKNIQNLVEKLNLVSTESAQLKEAQSNLERENKQITAKWTEATNQLKLTRENIKNNYDAAGGDMKQHMVDKDIDMIKLKEEYETAKSQIDFLNSVIVEMQRKNEALLCKVEVLEIGVPANEADEYTKTTLEKRMAAPRMFCDICEQFDLHETEDCPRQAQDFLDTEKVVKPPKKTSVERPYCENCEMFGHDTRDCDDAETF
- the LOC100651361 gene encoding restin homolog isoform X1; its protein translation is MTHIALCNSRVFIVRSISNRTFRLSSHVLATLSISGRDFHGVHLAAMIGRARSVASPWVSQRDRKAQDQMDHLWETHGRRLSEAGLRRGSDNSVVLTEDTDSFIIGDRVWVGGTKPGSIAYIGETQFAPGDWAGVVLDEPIGKNDGSVAGSRYFQCEPKRGIFSRLTRLTRAPLTDIITATSPIQKTPTSPSDSAKGSLSKSMSPSLNASTTSLSSTVSQRDLRIGDRVIVSSSQGSKTGVLRYIGITEFALGEWCGVELDEPIGKNDGSVNDKRYFECRPKYGLFAPAHKVSRSPSSKRSSCIVHKPTGAALNTSLRKTGSRESLLSMSSIISTASTATKAGVSAARRPGFRTSTPARITLQETLKEKQQEIEILRKERDLERERITKAANQADQAEQSLISVVKEYEQYREKMQKTVTDAEVAFSKLLEEKNALALQLEEEKRKCEDLLFRFEEESVNKDDIQKERSEQCVINTVNENKIKDLEKLLLEERERVGQLERDSIKLFETEEELTRLRNEVSNATAQETQQLEDLQSRNKILEESRNNLENEVQEKRKLMEQYINQITQLQSNLKENQQESAVHKESETSLRTEIERATKDLEEKNTLIEDMKKEFEHSTNTLKEQLQKATETIENIKKESTSEKELLKSKYDKIVEEKENLLKAKTEELELQSKKQLEVQNVALENLKTENMKQISKLSESFNEQLNMKNSKIKEVSTKLDQKISETEKLMVELSTQIDINKKKDEELSVALKKLEELNEKLKLMEEKNYLLSKQIQEYEKIADDSFKIVQEKQKLEHDIASLMATEANSSVQLKKLSEELKVKEKELSELRSTTAAEIEELTKRYQGQIEEKAKCIEEANAYISQKSLLLSKLENDVLELKSILANKDEEIKNLTQKTLDLQNALTSSEQAKTNLENEFQGLQSNIEQLNQQVAGTENKLLQVTSQKEKLEADIANLISTSADSSEQLMKYNEDLRTKEKELDEFKDKAFKNETMLKSLELKLINIETELNKANTLIQEQRSELENNKSELEKEKKLNVELSSKIKGFETENVELEKQIKENDYIKEELKERTQESLNLSNELKNNKEEILNLQKQHETLKNSHKEEVSSLQKVIDNIKTELTTSQETTKTLQKIKSKLEANQSASRWTIEELTEKLEAEATNRAKLESLMTEKNSNLHELQKKYEELQKTNEALIANQEATDKNLTTSLDSMSSEVKELKDKLDVAAEMIKVKEDALVQMKKETEQTEAQILKLNDTVASIQREQMDNVEEMKKLQEMLSKKEKEISNITETKISLENNLKSVESKLEENIKTLESQLKTVQNELDVKNNMLQESEHIIKELKSSKEESVMKLQNTLECEMKAKQTELEFAMQKNSELQKHQQSLQDTIEKQVNDLNNKEVTIDKLTAQIKALEDAQMKKLKTDEQMQNEEVKLMQSKLSEAIKENRNLVDSKESLERLLVEQKKKIEVLTNTIQTKEKETEKNIQNLVEKLNLVSTESAQLKEAQSNLERENKQITAKWTEATNQLKLTRENIKNNYDAAGGDMKQHMVDKDIDMIKLKEEYETAKSQIDFLNSVIVEMQRKNEALLCKVEVLEIGVPANEADEYTKTTLEKRMAAPRMFCDICEQFDLHETEDCPRQAQDFLDTEKVVKPPKKTSVERPYCENCEMFGHDTRDCDDAETF
- the LOC100651361 gene encoding restin homolog isoform X4; amino-acid sequence: MTDSKPSGIRPPSKIGRPCSNLPPRPAVPPSPPRPSMNQMDHLWETHGRRLSEAGLRRGSDNSVVLTEDTDSFIIGDRVWVGGTKPGSIAYIGETQFAPGDWAGVVLDEPIGKNDGSVAGSRYFQCEPKRGIFSRLTRLTRAPLTDIITATSPIQKTPTSPSDSAKGSLSKSMSPSLNASTTSLSSTVSQRDLRIGDRVIVSSSQGSKTGVLRYIGITEFALGEWCGVELDEPIGKNDGSVNDKRYFECRPKYGLFAPAHKVSRSPSSKRSSCIVHKPTGAALNTSLRKTGSRESLLSMSSIISTASTATKAGVSAARRPGFRTSTPARITLQETLKEKQQEIEILRKERDLERERITKAANQADQAEQSLISVVKEYEQYREKMQKTVTDAEVAFSKLLEEKNALALQLEEEKRKCEDLLFRFEEESVNKDDIQKERSEQCVINTVNENKIKDLEKLLLEERERVGQLERDSIKLFETEEELTRLRNEVSNATAQETQQLEDLQSRNKILEESRNNLENEVQEKRKLMEQYINQITQLQSNLKENQQESAVHKESETSLRTEIERATKDLEEKNTLIEDMKKEFEHSTNTLKEQLQKATETIENIKKESTSEKELLKSKYDKIVEEKENLLKAKTEELELQSKKQLEVQNVALENLKTENMKQISKLSESFNEQLNMKNSKIKEVSTKLDQKISETEKLMVELSTQIDINKKKDEELSVALKKLEELNEKLKLMEEKNYLLSKQIQEYEKIADDSFKIVQEKQKLEHDIASLMATEANSSVQLKKLSEELKVKEKELSELRSTTAAEIEELTKRYQGQIEEKAKCIEEANAYISQKSLLLSKLENDVLELKSILANKDEEIKNLTQKTLDLQNALTSSEQAKTNLENEFQGLQSNIEQLNQQVAGTENKLLQVTSQKEKLEADIANLISTSADSSEQLMKYNEDLRTKEKELDEFKDKAFKNETMLKSLELKLINIETELNKANTLIQEQRSELENNKSELEKEKKLNVELSSKIKGFETENVELEKQIKENDYIKEELKERTQESLNLSNELKNNKEEILNLQKQHETLKNSHKEEVSSLQKVIDNIKTELTTSQETTKTLQKIKSKLEANQSASRWTIEELTEKLEAEATNRAKLESLMTEKNSNLHELQKKYEELQKTNEALIANQEATDKNLTTSLDSMSSEVKELKDKLDVAAEMIKVKEDALVQMKKETEQTEAQILKLNDTVASIQREQMDNVEEMKKLQEMLSKKEKEISNITETKISLENNLKSVESKLEENIKTLESQLKTVQNELDVKNNMLQESEHIIKELKSSKEESVMKLQNTLECEMKAKQTELEFAMQKNSELQKHQQSLQDTIEKQVNDLNNKEVTIDKLTAQIKALEDAQMKKLKTDEQMQNEEVKLMQSKLSEAIKENRNLVDSKESLERLLVEQKKKIEVLTNTIQTKEKETEKNIQNLVEKLNLVSTESAQLKEAQSNLERENKQITAKWTEATNQLKLTRENIKNNYDAAGGDMKQHMVDKDIDMIKLKEEYETAKSQIDFLNSVIVEMQRKNEALLCKVEVLEIGVPANEADEYTKTTLEKRMAAPRMFCDICEQFDLHETEDCPRQAQDFLDTEKVVKPPKKTSVERPYCENCEMFGHDTRDCDDAETF